One genomic region from Sphingobacterium multivorum encodes:
- the nusB gene encoding transcription antitermination factor NusB: MLNRRHLRVKVVQTLYAYSLSEDKDIKTFEKALLKNVDEVYEMYMWTLNLLDEVSDYVLIDAEGRANKFLPTEKDLSLTTKLSTNTFIESLRQNPQYGEGVKKYKISWSFDPEIVRTVFLQLKDSEAYLEYLQQEDRSIGTEKDIIKHIFKKIILKSPVIEQVFEEKFINWPVDKEVLQALIAKTFKNFSSEDPRKNKLAEITQNWNDDSDYVIALLGKTIRNTNEYQKLISEKTKNWESDRIALMDTLLMRMAICELINFPSIPVKVTINEYIEISKVFSTLKSNTFINGILDKILNDLNQQGRIQKAGRGLRD; encoded by the coding sequence ATGTTAAACAGGAGACACCTGAGGGTAAAAGTAGTGCAAACGCTTTATGCGTACAGTCTTTCAGAAGATAAAGACATCAAAACATTTGAAAAAGCACTATTAAAAAATGTGGATGAAGTCTATGAGATGTATATGTGGACACTGAATCTTTTAGATGAAGTATCTGATTATGTCTTAATAGATGCAGAGGGTAGAGCTAATAAGTTTTTACCAACTGAAAAAGACTTGTCTTTAACGACCAAGTTAAGTACTAATACTTTTATTGAGTCATTGAGACAAAATCCACAATATGGAGAAGGTGTCAAAAAGTATAAGATTTCGTGGAGCTTTGACCCGGAGATCGTACGTACAGTATTTTTGCAATTAAAGGATTCCGAGGCTTATTTGGAGTACTTGCAACAAGAGGATCGTTCGATCGGTACGGAAAAGGATATCATCAAGCATATCTTTAAAAAGATTATCTTGAAATCACCGGTTATTGAGCAGGTTTTTGAGGAGAAATTCATCAACTGGCCTGTCGATAAAGAAGTATTGCAAGCGTTGATTGCGAAGACGTTTAAGAATTTTAGTTCTGAAGATCCACGTAAAAATAAGCTAGCAGAGATTACGCAAAACTGGAATGATGATAGCGACTATGTCATTGCATTGCTGGGTAAAACTATCCGCAATACGAATGAATATCAGAAACTTATCTCGGAGAAAACGAAGAATTGGGAATCAGATCGTATTGCATTAATGGATACTTTACTGATGCGTATGGCGATATGTGAGTTGATTAATTTTCCATCTATTCCGGTGAAAGTGACAATAAATGAGTATATTGAAATTTCTAAGGTATTCAGTACATTGAAAAGTAATACATTTATCAATGGTATCTTAGATAAAATATTAAACGATCTGAATCAGCAAGGAAGAATCCAAAAGGCAGGTCGTGGTTTAAGAGATTAA
- a CDS encoding Glu/Leu/Phe/Val family dehydrogenase: MSTSQNSIFELMSQSGHQNLFFCNDELVGLKAIVAIHDTTLGPAIGGVRMLPYESTEEAIEDALRLSKAITYKSAITGLNLGGGSAVIIGNSRLDKSEVLLRRLGQFIEGLNGNFIASLDVGTTQRDLEHIYTETDHVAGLPKAIHGSGVGDPSIFAAQGVYFGIKACLKELYGSENVAGKKVIVHGVGGVGERLIAMLREENARVYVSDITEEKMLKVAAKYKAEPIPYNEVFDHEFDVYSPCALGGTVNPESAQKMQCKIIAGSANNQLKDELVTSSILHERGILYAPDYLINAGALIGCYSEIQNYGVDHTEFVIKNIYNATRDVLKKSKEENISTFEAANRIAEKRIQDIKKIKR, encoded by the coding sequence ATGTCAACATCTCAAAATTCTATTTTTGAATTGATGAGCCAGTCTGGCCATCAAAACTTATTTTTCTGTAATGATGAATTGGTGGGCTTGAAAGCTATCGTTGCGATCCATGATACAACCTTGGGGCCTGCGATAGGGGGAGTTCGTATGTTACCATACGAAAGTACAGAAGAAGCTATTGAGGATGCTTTACGTTTATCCAAGGCCATTACGTATAAATCTGCCATCACTGGGCTGAATTTAGGCGGGGGAAGTGCTGTTATTATTGGGAATAGCCGTTTGGACAAATCTGAGGTTTTATTGCGCCGTTTGGGCCAGTTTATTGAAGGATTGAATGGTAATTTCATTGCTTCACTAGACGTAGGTACGACACAACGTGATTTAGAACATATTTATACCGAGACTGACCACGTTGCTGGTTTACCAAAGGCTATTCATGGTAGCGGTGTCGGTGATCCATCTATCTTTGCTGCGCAAGGTGTTTATTTTGGTATAAAAGCCTGTTTAAAGGAATTATACGGGTCGGAAAATGTTGCGGGTAAAAAAGTTATTGTACATGGAGTAGGTGGTGTTGGGGAGCGTTTGATCGCGATGTTACGTGAAGAGAATGCACGTGTTTATGTCAGCGATATTACGGAAGAAAAAATGCTGAAAGTAGCGGCTAAGTACAAAGCTGAGCCAATACCTTACAATGAAGTATTCGATCACGAATTTGATGTATATTCTCCCTGTGCGTTAGGTGGTACGGTAAATCCAGAATCCGCACAGAAAATGCAATGCAAAATTATTGCCGGTTCGGCCAATAATCAATTGAAAGACGAGCTTGTTACAAGTTCTATTCTGCATGAAAGAGGTATATTATACGCACCGGACTATTTGATCAACGCTGGTGCATTAATCGGCTGTTATTCAGAAATTCAAAATTACGGCGTAGATCACACTGAATTTGTGATCAAAAATATTTATAATGCGACTAGAGACGTCTTGAAAAAATCAAAAGAAGAGAATATTTCAACTTTTGAAGCGGCTAATCGCATCGCGGAGAAGCGTATCCAAGATATTAAAAAAATCAAGCGATAG
- a CDS encoding ABC transporter ATP-binding protein, with protein sequence MKDLAYLNKYFYKYRWKLIPGVIFVIISNYFGVLPAKVIREAFDLVQENIYLYRLFDGFDRQELIYQVFGTSLLFFGFVVLLLSLLRGIFLFFMRQTIILTSRYIEYDLKNEIYNHYQDLNFGFFRKNNTGDLMSRATEDVNQVRNYLGPAIMYAINTVVLSIMVIYAMYSVNGRLATYALAPIPVLSVIILFVNKIINKRSLKIQRQLAKLSSFVQETFAGIRVIKTYIREQNKMQEFEKESTIYRNTALDLVKVQAVFFPLILLLIGLSTVITIYIGGIEVAKGTVTAGNIAEFIIYVNQLTFPAMSLAWVTSLVQRAAASQKRINEFLQTESPIVNGTAAKELEGEIKVNGISFTYPETGIQAIKNISFQIPIGKTLAIIGKTGSGKSTLANLLLRMYDIDKGSIHYDNLEIKNLDFKSLRQQVGFVPQDVFLFSDTIANNIGFGLDHFTQEQVEQAAKDAAVYDNIIAFEDGFETAVGERGITLSGGQKQRVSIARALIKEPKVLIFDDCLSAVDTKTEETILRSLSRIMKGKTCIFIAHRISTIKNADHILVMDQGEIVEQGTHAELMDKRGEYFELHEKQLLESVEG encoded by the coding sequence ATGAAGGATCTCGCCTACTTAAATAAGTACTTTTATAAATACCGCTGGAAACTGATTCCAGGGGTTATTTTCGTTATCATCTCCAACTATTTCGGGGTATTGCCTGCAAAGGTAATTCGCGAAGCATTTGATTTGGTACAGGAAAACATCTATCTATACCGTCTATTTGATGGTTTCGACAGACAGGAACTCATCTACCAGGTATTTGGCACCAGCCTCCTGTTTTTTGGCTTCGTCGTACTCCTACTTTCGCTGCTGCGGGGCATATTTTTATTCTTTATGCGTCAGACGATCATTTTAACCTCGCGTTATATTGAATACGATCTCAAAAATGAGATCTATAATCATTACCAAGATCTAAACTTTGGCTTCTTTCGGAAAAACAACACCGGAGATCTCATGAGCCGCGCGACCGAAGATGTCAATCAGGTACGGAATTACCTTGGACCTGCTATCATGTACGCGATCAATACCGTTGTGCTCTCTATCATGGTTATTTATGCGATGTATAGCGTTAACGGAAGACTGGCGACTTATGCATTGGCACCAATCCCCGTTCTATCGGTTATTATTTTATTTGTCAATAAGATCATTAATAAGCGTAGCTTAAAAATACAGCGACAACTGGCGAAACTTTCTTCCTTTGTCCAGGAGACTTTTGCGGGTATACGTGTCATCAAGACCTATATCAGAGAACAAAATAAAATGCAGGAATTTGAGAAGGAAAGTACCATTTATCGGAACACGGCTCTTGATCTCGTCAAAGTGCAGGCTGTTTTCTTTCCGCTTATTCTATTACTTATTGGACTTAGTACAGTAATTACCATTTATATTGGTGGAATCGAAGTTGCCAAAGGAACAGTGACTGCCGGAAATATCGCCGAGTTTATCATCTATGTCAACCAGTTGACTTTCCCTGCCATGTCTCTGGCCTGGGTTACGTCATTGGTGCAACGTGCTGCCGCGTCACAAAAACGGATTAACGAATTCCTTCAAACCGAATCTCCTATCGTTAACGGCACAGCTGCCAAGGAACTGGAGGGCGAAATCAAGGTTAATGGGATCTCGTTTACTTATCCGGAAACCGGCATTCAGGCGATAAAAAATATATCGTTCCAAATCCCGATCGGCAAAACACTTGCTATTATCGGAAAAACAGGATCCGGAAAATCTACGCTGGCCAATTTACTCCTTCGGATGTATGATATCGACAAAGGAAGTATCCACTATGACAATTTGGAAATTAAAAATCTTGATTTCAAAAGCTTACGCCAACAAGTTGGATTTGTCCCACAAGATGTTTTCCTATTTTCGGATACCATTGCCAATAATATAGGCTTTGGTTTAGACCACTTTACACAGGAACAAGTGGAACAGGCTGCCAAAGATGCCGCTGTATACGACAATATTATCGCTTTTGAAGATGGATTTGAAACCGCTGTTGGAGAACGTGGGATTACCCTCTCCGGGGGGCAAAAGCAACGGGTATCCATCGCACGCGCTTTAATTAAGGAACCCAAAGTATTGATTTTTGATGACTGTCTTTCAGCCGTGGATACAAAAACGGAAGAAACCATTCTCCGTTCGCTAAGCCGCATCATGAAAGGCAAGACCTGCATTTTTATTGCCCATCGCATCTCGACGATCAAGAATGCGGACCATATATTGGTGATGGATCAAGGGGAAATTGTAGAACAGGGTACACATGCCGAATTGATGGATAAAAGAGGTGAATATTTTGAACTCCATGAAAAGCAATTACTGGAAAGTGTGGAAGGATAA
- a CDS encoding MFS transporter, whose protein sequence is MRPVLRVQLSLMMFLEYFIKGAWFVTLGTYLIKSLNASGMEVANIFATQSLGAVFAPFFVGFVADRYFNAERVLSALHLIGAGLLYGMSQAPDATHFYPYVFVYFMAYMSSLSLSNGIAFRHIEDAKKYFPGVRVWGTIGWICSGLVISYLFRWDAPESIQAGALHNTFIMGAVCSLLLALFSLALPKTPPQVKLRDEKFDFGKAIGLDALKLLKQRSFLIFFVTAIVICIPISFYYQNANPFLVNAGIPNPTAKMALGQFSEAICLLLIPFFFRRLGYKKMILLGIAAWALRYLFFAYGNGQECSFLLLFGILLHGICYDFMFVVGQIYTDRIAGEKYKASAQGLITIAMYGVGMLIGFWVAGAVSDYLKTAYAVQFWEYLWFIPAGISGFCLVLFALFFKEEEAVPDMKAR, encoded by the coding sequence ATGAGACCAGTATTACGCGTACAATTGTCCCTGATGATGTTTTTAGAGTATTTTATCAAAGGGGCCTGGTTTGTTACTTTGGGAACATACCTCATTAAATCGCTCAATGCCTCAGGTATGGAGGTAGCGAATATTTTTGCAACACAATCCCTTGGTGCTGTGTTTGCTCCTTTTTTTGTGGGTTTTGTTGCCGACAGATACTTTAATGCCGAGCGGGTGCTTTCGGCTTTACATCTCATTGGAGCTGGGCTGCTTTACGGGATGTCACAGGCACCGGATGCAACACATTTTTATCCCTATGTATTTGTCTATTTTATGGCTTACATGTCTTCGCTATCTTTATCCAATGGAATAGCATTCCGGCATATTGAAGACGCGAAGAAGTATTTTCCGGGGGTCCGCGTGTGGGGAACGATCGGTTGGATCTGTTCGGGACTTGTTATCAGTTATTTGTTCCGTTGGGATGCGCCCGAATCGATACAGGCAGGTGCCCTGCACAACACCTTTATTATGGGGGCGGTTTGCTCGTTGTTACTGGCATTGTTTAGTCTGGCCCTCCCCAAAACCCCACCGCAGGTGAAACTCAGGGACGAAAAATTTGATTTTGGAAAGGCGATCGGTTTGGACGCACTGAAGCTGCTCAAACAGCGGAGTTTTCTTATTTTTTTTGTAACAGCCATCGTAATCTGTATTCCTATTTCGTTCTATTATCAAAATGCCAACCCATTTTTGGTCAACGCTGGAATACCGAATCCCACAGCAAAAATGGCATTGGGGCAATTTTCCGAAGCGATCTGCCTGTTGTTGATTCCATTTTTCTTTAGACGCTTAGGGTATAAAAAGATGATTTTATTGGGGATTGCGGCCTGGGCACTCCGCTATTTGTTTTTTGCCTACGGCAATGGACAGGAATGTTCATTTTTATTGTTATTCGGAATTTTATTGCATGGCATCTGCTATGATTTTATGTTCGTAGTCGGTCAGATCTATACCGATAGAATTGCCGGTGAAAAATACAAAGCTTCTGCACAGGGGCTTATTACCATTGCGATGTATGGGGTAGGGATGTTGATCGGATTTTGGGTTGCTGGTGCTGTTTCAGATTATCTAAAAACAGCTTATGCTGTTCAATTTTGGGAATATCTTTGGTTTATTCCTGCAGGTATTTCGGGTTTTTGTCTTGTGCTATTTGCCCTGTTTTTTAAAGAGGAGGAAGCGGTGCCAGATATGAAAGCCCGTTAA
- a CDS encoding dipeptidase, producing the protein MYEFEMPFLVDAHLDLSMNAMEWNRDLRLPITELNRREKGMNDKPDRGKATVTFDELRRGRIGLVVATQIARFVKPESSLPGWYSAEQAWAQTQGQLAWYKAMEADGQMKMICTKADLDRHMALWSDGSDHVDKPIGYLLSLEGADSLVNISYLETAYNYGLRAVGPAHYGPGRYANGTDSSGKLNEQGVLLLREMERLGMILDATHLNDDAFWDAVGRYNGAIWASHNNCRKFVDHNRQFSDEMIKTLVAKKAVIGVALDAWMMVPNWVRGVSDPKTSNCSMEIMANNIDHICQLAGNVDHVGVGSDLDGAFGREQCPYDLETIADIQKVFGILSKRGYNKSNLEKIASKNWLNFMRDVLPE; encoded by the coding sequence ATGTACGAATTTGAAATGCCATTTTTGGTCGATGCACATTTGGATTTGAGTATGAATGCCATGGAATGGAATCGGGATCTTCGGTTGCCGATTACTGAACTGAACCGTCGAGAAAAGGGGATGAATGACAAGCCCGATCGCGGTAAGGCAACAGTCACCTTTGACGAATTGCGTCGTGGCCGTATTGGTTTGGTCGTGGCGACCCAAATTGCCCGATTCGTAAAACCCGAAAGTTCCTTGCCGGGTTGGTATTCGGCAGAACAAGCATGGGCGCAAACGCAGGGACAGCTTGCGTGGTATAAGGCAATGGAAGCCGATGGGCAAATGAAAATGATTTGTACAAAGGCTGATTTGGATCGACATATGGCACTTTGGTCGGATGGAAGCGATCATGTAGATAAGCCAATCGGATATCTGTTGAGTCTGGAAGGTGCCGATTCGCTGGTGAATATCAGTTATCTTGAAACAGCTTATAACTATGGTTTGAGAGCTGTCGGACCAGCGCATTACGGACCGGGGCGATATGCCAACGGGACAGACTCATCGGGCAAGCTTAATGAACAGGGTGTCCTATTGTTGCGGGAGATGGAGCGATTGGGGATGATATTGGACGCAACACACCTCAATGATGATGCGTTTTGGGACGCTGTTGGACGTTATAACGGTGCCATTTGGGCAAGCCATAATAATTGTCGCAAGTTTGTCGACCATAATAGGCAGTTCAGTGACGAAATGATCAAGACTCTTGTTGCGAAAAAAGCAGTGATCGGTGTAGCGCTCGATGCTTGGATGATGGTACCGAATTGGGTCCGCGGTGTATCCGACCCTAAAACAAGCAATTGCTCCATGGAAATCATGGCCAACAATATTGATCATATTTGTCAATTGGCAGGAAATGTCGATCATGTCGGCGTGGGGAGCGATTTAGATGGAGCATTTGGCCGTGAGCAGTGTCCTTATGATCTGGAAACGATTGCCGATATCCAAAAAGTCTTTGGTATCCTGTCAAAAAGAGGGTATAATAAGAGTAATCTTGAAAAGATTGCCAGCAAGAACTGGCTTAATTTTATGCGCGATGTATTGCCCGAATAA
- a CDS encoding D-TA family PLP-dependent enzyme, translating into METWCHIQNVDQVDSPALLVYPDRIVKNIDRALHIVHGRADRLRPHIKTNKCREVCQLMMDRGITKFKCATIAEAELLGVIGAKDVLLAYQPVGPKIDRFLNLVSAFPQTHFACLVDHVDAAEEISARSLSKGLRSAVYLDVNIGMGRTGIALEGIERLVMDINLMNGIQLVGVHGYDGHIHDKDYQLREKQCQHAYGILETAYLMAQASTSKPLTKVIGGSPSFPFHAERSDVECSPGTFVFWDFGYAENYAEQDFMLAAVLLTRVVSIVDHKHLCLDLGYKSVACESPQPRVKFFDPRIGDIKMQSEEHLVVEVTDSTQFNLGEALYAVPRHICPTVACYGELQVVHERQADQTWTVYARNKKINY; encoded by the coding sequence ATGGAAACTTGGTGTCACATACAAAATGTCGATCAAGTCGATTCGCCGGCCTTGCTGGTCTACCCTGATCGCATTGTCAAGAACATAGACCGCGCTTTACACATTGTGCATGGGCGGGCGGACCGATTGCGGCCGCATATCAAAACGAACAAGTGTCGTGAAGTATGCCAGCTGATGATGGATAGGGGGATTACAAAGTTTAAGTGTGCAACCATTGCAGAAGCAGAGCTATTGGGTGTTATCGGTGCAAAAGATGTTTTGCTGGCGTACCAGCCCGTAGGGCCAAAGATAGATCGTTTCCTGAATCTGGTAAGCGCCTTTCCCCAAACACATTTTGCCTGTCTTGTGGATCATGTCGATGCAGCAGAGGAAATTTCAGCGCGGAGTCTGTCGAAAGGTTTACGAAGCGCTGTTTATCTGGATGTTAATATTGGGATGGGACGTACAGGGATAGCTTTAGAAGGGATTGAGCGTCTCGTTATGGATATCAATCTCATGAATGGTATTCAGTTGGTCGGTGTGCATGGCTATGACGGTCATATCCATGATAAGGATTATCAGCTTCGCGAAAAACAATGCCAACATGCATACGGTATACTTGAAACGGCCTATCTGATGGCACAGGCGTCTACCTCTAAACCATTGACTAAAGTGATTGGCGGTTCACCGAGTTTCCCTTTTCATGCCGAACGAAGCGATGTAGAATGCAGCCCTGGAACCTTTGTGTTTTGGGATTTTGGCTATGCCGAAAATTATGCAGAACAAGATTTTATGCTAGCCGCGGTACTTCTAACGCGTGTCGTTTCTATTGTTGATCACAAACACCTGTGCTTGGACCTAGGGTATAAATCCGTTGCATGTGAATCGCCGCAGCCTCGCGTCAAGTTTTTCGATCCACGTATTGGCGACATAAAAATGCAGAGTGAAGAACATCTGGTTGTCGAGGTGACAGATAGTACACAGTTTAACCTGGGAGAGGCTTTGTATGCTGTACCCCGGCATATCTGCCCTACCGTAGCCTGTTATGGCGAACTTCAAGTTGTCCATGAACGGCAGGCAGATCAAACGTGGACTGTCTATGCGCGAAATAAAAAGATAAATTATTGA
- a CDS encoding RidA family protein → MYNADEQFEKLGLTLPPAPAPKGVYKPYVIDGKYLYLSGHGPVQDDATLIIGRIGSDISPEEGKLAARQVGLTMLSTIKTNLGSLNKIKRVIKVLGMVNCTSDFLYHPGVINGCSELFAAVWGEENGIGTRSAVGFGSLPDNIPVEIEALFELY, encoded by the coding sequence ATGTACAACGCAGATGAACAATTCGAAAAATTAGGTTTGACATTACCACCAGCGCCGGCACCTAAAGGTGTTTATAAACCATACGTCATTGACGGGAAGTACCTGTATCTTTCTGGTCATGGTCCTGTACAAGATGATGCCACATTGATTATTGGTCGAATTGGAAGTGATATCAGCCCGGAAGAAGGCAAACTTGCCGCACGTCAGGTCGGTCTGACCATGCTGTCGACCATTAAAACCAACTTGGGGTCCTTGAACAAGATCAAACGTGTCATCAAAGTATTGGGTATGGTCAACTGTACCTCCGATTTTCTTTATCACCCCGGTGTAATTAATGGCTGTAGTGAACTATTTGCTGCGGTTTGGGGAGAAGAGAATGGTATTGGAACACGCAGTGCAGTGGGGTTCGGTTCTTTGCCCGATAATATTCCGGTCGAAATCGAAGCATTATTTGAGTTATATTAA
- a CDS encoding gluconate:H+ symporter translates to MTIILIVISICLLILCITYFKINAFLAFLAVSLLSGLCLGIPPAQLVGTVEKGVAGVMGSLTLIIVLGAMLGKIVAESGAAEIIAEQMVRLMGERYLQWGLMLTGFIVGIPLFYGIGFVLLVPLIFSISYRYRLPAVYIGLPMLAALSVTHGFIPPHPSPVALVALFHADMGLTLIYGLLIAIPAIVLGGPIFGRYLKNIRASQESIFRDQDRSESAQYLRPTVGVSLAVALLPVLLIVLFTLLPYSFHTSNIVLQQGVKFVGNPTVVMVIALSVATYFLGLKLGRSMTNVMTIYESAVKDIAMILLIIAGSGIFKQVMEDSGVSLLLANTLQQLPISPLLLAWLITAVIRGCVGSATVAALTAAGVLLPIVTGGKADPNLMVLAIGAGSLMFSHVNDAGFWLFKEYFGLSVKDTLFSWSIMEAIVSIVGLLAVLLLQLILY, encoded by the coding sequence ATGACTATAATCCTCATTGTAATCAGCATTTGTTTGCTTATCCTCTGCATAACTTATTTTAAGATCAATGCCTTTCTCGCTTTTTTAGCTGTTTCCTTACTCAGTGGACTTTGTTTGGGAATTCCACCGGCACAATTGGTGGGCACCGTTGAAAAAGGTGTTGCCGGTGTTATGGGGAGCCTAACGTTGATCATTGTTTTGGGCGCAATGTTGGGAAAAATTGTAGCTGAAAGTGGGGCCGCAGAGATTATTGCTGAGCAAATGGTCCGCTTAATGGGAGAGCGATACCTTCAATGGGGACTTATGTTGACGGGTTTTATCGTTGGTATACCGTTATTTTACGGAATCGGATTTGTCTTATTAGTCCCCTTGATCTTTTCGATTTCCTACCGGTATAGGTTGCCGGCAGTGTATATTGGATTGCCGATGCTGGCAGCCCTGTCTGTAACGCATGGCTTTATTCCACCACATCCTTCTCCCGTTGCTCTTGTTGCCCTGTTTCATGCCGATATGGGATTGACACTTATTTATGGTCTTTTGATTGCCATACCTGCTATTGTTTTGGGTGGGCCTATTTTTGGAAGATACCTGAAAAACATACGGGCAAGTCAGGAATCAATTTTTCGGGATCAAGATCGCTCGGAATCAGCACAGTATCTGCGCCCGACAGTTGGGGTAAGTTTGGCTGTAGCCCTGCTGCCGGTATTACTCATTGTCCTATTTACATTGCTTCCTTATAGCTTTCATACAAGTAATATAGTGCTGCAGCAGGGGGTTAAGTTTGTCGGCAACCCCACCGTTGTTATGGTTATCGCGCTCAGTGTAGCAACCTATTTCTTAGGATTGAAATTGGGCCGATCGATGACCAATGTGATGACAATCTATGAGTCTGCTGTGAAAGATATTGCCATGATCCTGTTGATTATTGCTGGCTCGGGAATCTTTAAACAAGTGATGGAAGACAGTGGGGTCAGCCTGCTTTTGGCCAACACCTTGCAGCAGCTTCCCATTTCACCGTTACTGTTGGCTTGGTTAATTACAGCGGTTATCAGAGGTTGTGTCGGCTCGGCCACAGTAGCAGCCCTGACAGCAGCGGGTGTCCTGCTCCCTATTGTTACCGGAGGAAAAGCGGATCCCAATCTCATGGTACTCGCGATAGGAGCCGGAAGTCTGATGTTTTCGCATGTCAATGATGCCGGATTTTGGCTATTTAAAGAGTACTTTGGCCTGAGCGTAAAGGATACCTTATTCTCCTGGTCTATCATGGAGGCGATTGTTTCCATTGTTGGGCTGCTTGCTGTTTTACTATTGCAATTAATTTTATATTAG
- a CDS encoding aminoacyl-histidine dipeptidase has translation MIDNSLDQLEPKAIWKNFAALNAVPRASKKEARVIAFMVDFGKSLGLATSVDEVGNVLIKKPATSGMEDRKTIVLQSHLDMVHQKNNDTVFDFDNEGIKMYVDADWVKAEGTTLGADNGLGVATIMSILESSVIVHPAIEALFTIDEETGMTGALGLKGGLLSGEILLNLDTENDTEIDIGCAGGIDVTATQSYSAEPCPFDMLSFEITVKGLHGGHSGMDIHKGFANANKVMNRLLYRGYERFGLRIASLLGGSLRNAIPRESVAKVVVVKDKATDFVQQLTQLAQDIKLEFATTEPAMEIVVKQTDAAYATVVPVNVQENLINSVYAALNGVYRVSADFEDLVETSNNIAKVEVGGEKVSIKCLTRSSVETSKFDLAQSLQAAFELGGFTVDFSGNYPGWAPNPNSEILEVLKSIYTRQHGEAPEVVACHAGLECGILGTNYPAMDMISFGPTILGAHSPAERVSISSVQKFWNFVLDILKEIPKK, from the coding sequence ATGATTGATAATAGTTTAGATCAGTTAGAACCAAAAGCAATCTGGAAAAATTTCGCGGCATTGAATGCGGTGCCGAGGGCTTCCAAAAAAGAAGCGCGCGTAATTGCTTTTATGGTGGACTTTGGAAAATCCCTGGGTTTAGCAACGAGTGTGGATGAAGTTGGAAATGTACTTATCAAAAAGCCTGCTACTTCGGGCATGGAGGACCGTAAAACGATTGTATTGCAGTCGCATTTGGATATGGTGCATCAAAAAAATAACGATACTGTTTTTGACTTCGATAACGAAGGGATTAAGATGTATGTCGATGCTGATTGGGTAAAGGCGGAAGGTACCACTTTGGGGGCAGATAATGGTCTTGGCGTGGCGACAATCATGTCGATTCTAGAGTCATCCGTTATTGTACATCCCGCTATCGAAGCCTTGTTTACCATTGACGAAGAGACTGGGATGACCGGTGCCTTAGGATTAAAGGGTGGGTTACTTTCGGGCGAAATCCTGTTAAATCTGGATACAGAGAATGATACTGAAATTGATATTGGCTGTGCTGGTGGGATTGATGTAACGGCAACGCAGTCCTATAGCGCAGAACCTTGTCCTTTTGATATGCTATCTTTTGAAATTACCGTAAAAGGACTCCATGGGGGGCACTCTGGGATGGATATTCATAAAGGTTTTGCCAATGCCAATAAGGTAATGAACCGCCTGCTCTATAGAGGCTATGAACGTTTTGGATTGCGTATTGCGTCGTTATTGGGTGGAAGCCTCCGCAATGCCATCCCGAGAGAAAGCGTCGCCAAGGTGGTGGTGGTTAAGGATAAAGCAACTGACTTTGTTCAGCAGCTAACACAATTGGCTCAGGATATTAAATTGGAATTTGCAACGACGGAACCGGCTATGGAAATTGTGGTGAAGCAGACTGATGCTGCTTATGCAACAGTCGTTCCCGTAAACGTGCAGGAAAACTTAATCAATAGCGTGTATGCAGCCTTAAATGGTGTATATCGTGTGAGTGCCGATTTTGAAGACTTGGTAGAAACCTCCAATAATATTGCTAAAGTAGAAGTAGGCGGGGAAAAGGTTTCCATCAAATGTCTAACCAGATCTTCTGTTGAAACCTCTAAATTTGATTTAGCCCAATCGTTACAAGCAGCATTTGAACTGGGCGGTTTTACGGTCGATTTTTCGGGCAATTATCCCGGATGGGCTCCTAATCCGAATTCTGAAATTTTAGAAGTGCTCAAATCAATTTACACGAGACAACATGGCGAAGCTCCGGAAGTGGTGGCTTGCCATGCCGGACTCGAGTGCGGTATCTTGGGGACAAACTATCCGGCAATGGATATGATTTCTTTTGGACCAACTATCTTAGGGGCGCACTCGCCGGCAGAACGTGTCTCCATTTCTTCGGTGCAGAAGTTTTGGAATTTTGTGCTTGACATTCTCAAAGAAATCCCCAAAAAATAA